A single Oncorhynchus nerka isolate Pitt River linkage group LG10, Oner_Uvic_2.0, whole genome shotgun sequence DNA region contains:
- the LOC115136280 gene encoding LOW QUALITY PROTEIN: 5-hydroxytryptamine receptor 3B-like (The sequence of the model RefSeq protein was modified relative to this genomic sequence to represent the inferred CDS: substituted 1 base at 1 genomic stop codon), whose protein sequence is MAEQIADKPKRSALNQLTRTLLRKYNCGVRPVQNCTSPTLIHIDLIMQSVLDVQVTTSIWYRQILTDEFLVWDPEEFDGITEISLPSEAIWVPDLIISEFVDVGESPAFPYVYVNSSGMVKNNKPIQVVSACDLELXAFPFDKQSCTLTFRSWLHSVSEVNLTLWRSAEDIANDQKSFMDDGEWELMSVPSHYWQLRLDGRDYAHIQFNVLIRRRPLLYVVSLLNPSIFLMVVDVISFYLPHNSGTRIIFKTSILLGYTVFRVNLMDEMPATTTRTPLIGVFFPVCMALLVLKLAISIFVVKLLYHNEKEVKEMSVSACLLDKYGSSSQTFLESNFTSVKTLNDVDQCGGFEFDLAPEELLSLSEPQESTPREYSPGGGGPVALPAGGRE, encoded by the exons ATGGCTGAACAGATAGCAGATAAACCCAAGAGGTCTGCTCTGAACCAACTTACCAGGACCCTCCTGCGTAAATACAACTGTGGAGTCAGACCTGTTCAGAACTGTACCAGTCCCACGCTCATCCACATAGACCTCATAATGCAGTCTGTGCTTGATGTG CAAGTAACCACAAGCATTTGGTACCGGCAG ATCTTGACTGATGAGTTCTTGGTGTGGGATCCCGAGGAGTTTGACGGGATCACTGAGATCTCTCTGCCCTCTGAAGCTATATGGGTGCCCGATCTCATCATCAGCGAATT TGTGGATGTAGGGGAGTCCCCTGCCTTCCCCTATGTGTATGTCAACTCATCGGGGATGGTGAAAAACAACAAGCCTATCCAGGTGGTGTCTGCGTGTGACTTGGAGTTGTAAGCCTTCCCCTTTGACAAGCAGAGTTGCACTCTGACCTTCCGCAGCTGGCTTCACTCAG TGAGTGAGGTGAACCTGACTCTGTGGAGGAGTGCCGAGGACATCGCCAATGATCAGAAGTCTTTTATGGACGATGGCGAGTGGGAGCTGATGTCTGTGCCCTCCCACTACTGGCAGCTCCGGCTGGATGGCAGAGACTATGCACACATCCAGTTCAAC GTGTTAATCCGCCGGCGCCCCCTGCTGTACGTGGTGAGTCTGCTCAACCCCAGCATCTTCCTCATGGTGGTGGACGTCATCAGCTTCTACTTGCCGCACAACAGTGGCACGCGTATCATCTTCAAGACCAGCATCCTCCTGGGCTACACTGTCTTCAGGGTAAACCTGATGGACGAGATGCCTGCCACCACCACCAGAACACCACTCATA GGTGTGTTCTTTCCGGTGTGCATGGCGCTGCTGGTGCTGAAACTAGCCATCTCCATATTTGTAGTGAAGCTCCTCTACCACAATGAGAAGGAGGTCAAGGAGATGTCAGTGTCTGCCTGTCTCCTCGATAAGTATGGCTCGTCCAGCCAGACCTTCCTCGAGAGCAACTTCACCTCTGTCAAAACACTAAATGATGTGGATCAGTGTGGGG GCTTTGAGTTTGACCTGGCTCCAGAGGAACTGCTGTCTCTGAGCGAGCCCCAGGAGAGTACTCCTCGAGAGTATTCTCCAGGAGGTGGTGGCCCTGTGGCTCTACctgcaggagggagagagtga